In Diorhabda carinulata isolate Delta chromosome 6, icDioCari1.1, whole genome shotgun sequence, a single genomic region encodes these proteins:
- the LOC130895691 gene encoding enolase-like — protein MPIKSILARQIFDSRGNPTVEVDLVTDLGLFRAAVPSGASTGIYEALELRDNVKGEYHGKGVKTAINNINTIIAPELVKAGLEVTDQTAIDNFMLKLDGTENKSKLGANAILGVSLAVAKAGAAKKGVPLYRHLADLAGNKDIILPVPAFNVINGGSHAGNKLAMQEFMILPTGACNFTEAMRMGSEVYHHLKKVIKDKFGLDATAVGDEGGFAPNILNNKDGLELIKVAIEKAGYTGKIEIGMDVAASEFFKEGKYDLDFKNPNSDKSKWITPDQLLELYQEFIKDYPIVSIEDPFDQDDWPAWTKITGATGIQIVGDDLTVTNPKRIQTAVEKKACNCLLLKVNQIGTVTESIQAHNLAKANNWGTMVSHRSGETEDTFIADLVVGLSTGQIKTGAPCRSERLAKYNQILRIEEELGSAAKYAGKSFRKPH, from the exons ATGCCCATTAAGAGTATCCTAGCACGTCAGATATTCGACTCTCGTGGTAACCCCACTGTGGAAGTCGATCTGGTTACTGATTTGGGACTCTTCCGTGCTGCTGTCCCATCTGGAGCCAGTACTg gtaTCTATGAAGCTCTTGAACTCCGTGACAACGTAAAAGGTGAATACCATGGAAAAGGTGTTAAGACTgcaattaacaatataaataccaTAATCGCTCCGGAACTCGTCAAAGCCGGTTTAGAAGTAACTGATCAAACTGCAATTGATAATTTCATGTTGAAACTTGATGGTACcgaaaataaatcgaaattggGAGCGAACGCTATACTGGGTGTATCTCTAGCTGTCGCCAAGGCCGGTGCTGCTAAAAAAGGTGTACCATTGTATAGACATTTGGCTGATTTGGCTGGAAATAAAGATATTATCTTACCTGTACCAGCTTTTAATGTCATTAACGGTGGATCACATGCTGGCAACAAATTGGCTATGCAG GAATTCATGATCCTCCCAACAGGAGCCTGCAATTTTACTGAAGCCATGCGCATGGGCAGCGAAGTTTACCATCACCTTAAGAAAGTCATCAAGGACAAATTCGGTTTAGATGCAACAGCTGTAGGTGATGAAGGTGGTTTCGCGCCCAATATTCTCAATAACAAAGACGGGCTTGAACTAATCAAAGTTGCCATTGAAAAAGCTGGATACacaggaaaaattgaaattggtaTGGACGTAGCAGCCTCCGAATTCTTCAAAGAAg GCAAATATGACTTGGACTTCAAAAACCCCAATTCCGATAAGAGCAAATGGATCACACCCGATCAACTTCTCGAGCTTTACCAAGAGTTCATCAAGGATTATCCAATTGTATCCATCGAGGATCCCTTCGATCAAGATGATTGGCCAGCTTGGACGAAAATAACTGGAGCCACTGGGATCCAAATAGTCGGTGACGATTTAACTGTCACCAATCCGAAACGTATCCAAACCGCCGTTGAGAAGAAGGCCTGTAATTGTTTACTCTTGAAGGTGAACCAAATTGGTACAGTGACGGAATCTATCCAAGCCCATAATCTCGCCAAAGCTAACAATTGGGGTACCATGGTTTCCCATAGGTCCGGTGAAACTGAAGATACTTTCATCGCTGATCTTGTAGTTGGTCTTTCGACTGGCCAAATAAAAACAGGAGCTCCTTGTCGGTCAGAACGTTTAGCTAAATACAACCAGATCCTTCGTATTGAGGAAGAATTAGGTTCTGCCGCTAAGTATGCGGGGAAATCTTTCAGGAAGCCTCATTAA